The proteins below come from a single Candidatus Zixiibacteriota bacterium genomic window:
- the hemL gene encoding glutamate-1-semialdehyde 2,1-aminomutase codes for MSSTEKSERLLELSKKVMPGGVNSPVRAFKSVGGIPRFIERGEGAYLVDVDGNRYLDFCCSWGPLILGHADADVVAAVKQQVDKGMTYGASTELECQMAEFIVGSIDAVEKVRFVSSGTEAVMSAIRLARGFTRRDLILKFDGCYHGHSDHLLVSAGSGLVTFGQPSSAGVPDAMTGQTAVLPLDDDAALEKFFAEHGDRLAAAIIEGIPANNGLLVQRHDFVRLLRSLTEKHGALMIFDEVITGFRVGVGGAAAYYGISPDLLTYGKIIGGGMPVGAFGGRADVMNLLSPDGPVYQAGTLSGNPVAMVAGLTTLKKLADGRIHSKLEQKNRKFVSEVTSQLDSSAINIAGVASMFWIVFQRDLPRSAEAISKDGISHYNRMHSKVLDSGLYMPPSGYEVCFISAAHTDEMLTDAAAKLASLIREEAHEWS; via the coding sequence ATGTCAAGCACGGAAAAATCTGAGAGATTGTTGGAGTTATCGAAGAAGGTAATGCCGGGAGGTGTCAACTCTCCCGTGCGAGCATTCAAATCGGTTGGAGGCATTCCGCGCTTCATCGAACGTGGCGAAGGTGCATATCTGGTCGATGTCGACGGTAATCGTTATCTCGACTTCTGTTGCTCATGGGGACCACTCATTCTCGGCCACGCCGACGCTGATGTTGTCGCGGCAGTCAAACAGCAAGTCGACAAGGGAATGACCTACGGCGCATCGACCGAGCTCGAATGCCAAATGGCGGAGTTCATTGTCGGGAGCATCGACGCTGTCGAGAAAGTCAGATTCGTCTCGTCAGGCACCGAAGCCGTGATGTCTGCGATTCGTCTCGCGCGAGGATTCACCAGGCGTGATCTGATTCTCAAATTCGACGGCTGCTATCACGGACACAGTGACCACCTGCTGGTCAGCGCCGGATCGGGGCTGGTTACTTTCGGACAGCCATCATCGGCAGGCGTTCCCGATGCGATGACCGGACAGACTGCGGTTCTGCCTCTCGATGACGATGCGGCACTCGAAAAGTTTTTCGCGGAGCATGGTGACAGGCTGGCGGCTGCGATCATCGAGGGAATTCCCGCGAACAACGGACTGCTGGTGCAGCGACACGATTTCGTGCGGCTTCTGCGATCACTCACCGAAAAACATGGCGCGCTGATGATATTTGACGAAGTCATCACCGGCTTCCGCGTTGGAGTGGGGGGCGCGGCGGCATATTACGGTATAAGCCCCGATCTGCTGACATACGGCAAAATTATCGGTGGCGGCATGCCGGTTGGTGCATTTGGCGGTCGTGCCGATGTCATGAATTTGCTTTCGCCAGATGGCCCGGTCTATCAGGCGGGGACGCTGTCGGGAAACCCGGTTGCTATGGTTGCAGGCTTGACTACATTGAAGAAGCTTGCCGACGGTCGCATACACAGCAAACTTGAGCAGAAGAATAGAAAGTTTGTAAGTGAAGTTACGTCACAGCTTGACAGCAGCGCGATAAACATTGCCGGTGTGGCATCCATGTTCTGGATTGTCTTTCAGCGCGACCTGCCGCGATCAGCCGAAGCTATCAGCAAAGATGGAATATCTCACTACAATCGCATGCACAGCAAAGTTCTCGACAGCGGACTCTATATGCCACCATCAGGTTACGAAGTCTGCTTCATATCTGCTGCTCACACCGATGAGATGCTGACGGACGCCGCCGCCAAACTTGCATCGCTAATCAGAGAGGAAGCTCACGAGTGGTCATAG
- the hemE gene encoding uroporphyrinogen decarboxylase, whose product MVIENSSFIRACYGRNDGRIPIWIMRQAGRYLPEYRSVRKKVSFLELCRSPELIAEVVRQPIERFDLDAAILFSDILTPFEPMGVKVDFPEGGPQLEFTINEPKDVKRLSDFDIEKELSFVFDGIREIKKILAGKPLIGFAGSPFTLASYLIEGQASKNFNNAKKFIYQHPKAAEEMLELLTDVVARYLEAQIDAGADVVQVFDSWGGILSNDDYLRWSARPVEKIFSQLANKKVPRILFVNNLAPYIDIVRDIDCEVVGVDYRMEISDAAKSLPGKSVQGNLDPSVLFGTTENVVRQTKRIIDSIKNPNRLIFNLGHGILPETPIEAVQALVDTVHNYR is encoded by the coding sequence GTGGTCATAGAGAATAGCAGTTTTATCCGAGCCTGTTACGGACGTAATGATGGTAGAATCCCTATCTGGATAATGCGTCAGGCAGGAAGGTATCTGCCGGAGTATCGCAGTGTCCGTAAGAAAGTCTCCTTTCTTGAGTTATGCCGCTCGCCTGAGCTTATTGCCGAGGTGGTTCGCCAACCGATAGAGAGATTCGATCTTGATGCCGCAATTCTATTCTCTGATATTCTGACTCCGTTCGAACCGATGGGAGTCAAGGTCGATTTCCCGGAGGGTGGACCACAGCTTGAATTCACTATCAACGAGCCCAAAGATGTAAAAAGACTTTCCGATTTTGATATTGAGAAAGAACTCTCGTTCGTGTTCGATGGCATACGCGAGATAAAGAAGATCCTCGCCGGAAAGCCGTTGATCGGCTTTGCCGGATCGCCATTTACGCTGGCCTCCTATTTGATCGAGGGGCAGGCATCGAAGAATTTCAACAACGCAAAGAAATTCATTTATCAGCACCCTAAAGCAGCAGAGGAAATGCTAGAGCTGCTCACCGATGTGGTCGCACGTTATCTTGAAGCGCAGATCGACGCAGGCGCCGATGTTGTGCAGGTCTTCGATAGCTGGGGGGGCATACTGTCGAATGACGACTATCTGCGGTGGTCAGCAAGACCGGTCGAAAAGATATTCAGTCAGCTTGCCAACAAGAAAGTCCCGCGAATACTATTCGTCAACAATCTCGCACCGTACATAGATATTGTCAGAGATATCGATTGCGAGGTTGTGGGGGTTGACTATCGCATGGAAATCTCCGACGCCGCGAAGTCTCTGCCGGGGAAATCAGTGCAGGGGAATCTCGATCCTTCCGTGCTGTTCGGCACCACGGAAAACGTCGTCAGGCAGACTAAACGTATCATTGACAGCATCAAGAATCCGAATCGATTGATATTTAATCTGGGTCACGGAATCCTGCCGGAGACACCGATCGAAGCAGTCCAGGCACTCGTCGATACAGTCCACAACTATCGTTAG
- a CDS encoding sigma-54 dependent transcriptional regulator, translating to MSIKSARVMIVEDEQDVREPLAEYLRTVGMSVTTAADGRDALMKLKTRKIDVVISDIKMPNMGGMELLEHLRSDYRDIDVIMFTSFGTVETAVEAIKSGAQDYVLKPIVFEDIQQKIERIMSNRPDGTTASAKTAAAEQFAIDKIIGSSIQVQGLKELIKRVARADSHALIIGESGTGKELVAKALHFESNRKSHPFIAVNCAAIPEQLLESEFFGHSAGAFTGAIAETKGVFESAHKGTLFLDEIAYLPLPMQAKLLRAIEEREITPIGKTKPVSIDLTIVSACAKDLREQVAEGTFREELFFRLNIIEIAVPPLRRRTGDIPELAEFFLKETTERIVSPVRSFSLVAMTALENHRWPGNIRELRNVVERAVVMCNDEEIQLQNLPDDITLNVPEQNRTTEYKTAVKSFEKDLILKTLTHCDNDKRLAAKILGIGLSSLYRKLEEFGIE from the coding sequence TTGAGCATCAAATCCGCAAGGGTCATGATTGTCGAAGACGAACAGGACGTTCGGGAACCGCTCGCTGAGTACTTGCGAACTGTCGGAATGAGCGTGACAACCGCCGCTGACGGCAGGGACGCTCTCATGAAGCTCAAGACAAGGAAGATTGACGTCGTTATCTCAGATATCAAAATGCCAAACATGGGCGGCATGGAGCTTCTTGAGCATCTGCGGTCGGACTACCGCGACATCGATGTCATCATGTTCACTTCATTCGGAACGGTCGAAACGGCTGTAGAGGCAATCAAGTCGGGCGCGCAGGATTATGTATTGAAGCCGATTGTATTCGAGGATATCCAACAGAAAATTGAACGGATCATGTCGAATCGTCCAGACGGGACAACAGCCTCCGCAAAGACTGCGGCAGCTGAGCAGTTTGCTATCGATAAGATAATCGGAAGCAGCATACAAGTGCAGGGGCTGAAAGAGTTGATCAAGCGAGTTGCCAGGGCCGATTCTCATGCGTTGATAATCGGTGAGAGTGGCACCGGCAAGGAGCTTGTCGCAAAAGCACTTCATTTCGAATCTAATCGCAAGAGTCATCCATTCATCGCTGTCAACTGCGCGGCAATTCCGGAGCAGTTGCTTGAATCTGAGTTTTTCGGACATTCCGCAGGAGCATTCACGGGTGCTATTGCTGAAACAAAGGGCGTTTTCGAGTCCGCGCACAAAGGTACTCTGTTTCTTGACGAGATCGCATATCTGCCATTGCCGATGCAGGCAAAACTTCTCCGGGCTATCGAGGAGCGCGAAATCACTCCAATCGGAAAGACCAAACCGGTGTCTATCGATCTTACGATCGTCTCAGCCTGTGCGAAGGACTTGCGAGAGCAGGTTGCCGAGGGGACTTTCCGCGAGGAGCTTTTCTTCAGGCTGAACATCATCGAGATCGCTGTTCCTCCGTTGCGCCGCAGAACGGGCGACATTCCGGAACTTGCAGAGTTTTTCCTGAAAGAAACAACTGAACGAATCGTCTCGCCTGTTCGAAGTTTCTCGCTGGTAGCGATGACCGCTCTGGAAAATCACAGATGGCCGGGCAATATTCGCGAGTTGCGGAATGTGGTGGAACGCGCAGTCGTGATGTGCAACGATGAGGAGATTCAACTGCAGAATCTCCCCGATGATATCACTCTAAATGTTCCGGAGCAGAATCGAACGACGGAGTACAAGACCGCTGTGAAGAGTTTCGAGAAGGATCTGATCTTAAAGACTCTTACACACTGCGACAATGACAAGAGACTCGCCGCGAAAATCCTCGGGATAGGTCTCTCTTCCCTTTACCGCAAGCTTGAAGAATTCGGAATCGAGTAG
- a CDS encoding PAS domain-containing protein, with protein MSEPENLTPSQRQSAVFSDEKKLTYRLLLKAVVAISSLFVIILLAAGFIIDRRYSEQKRLEMDRQVETITDVFESIMLDESGNKKERAQAYLEKIGQDTIFNALRMVSLDTTVVFSKDSAELGKKLHLLSIPDCKSCHALVSRPEERELIYLSDEGVRTYHFVKPIENQPRCALCHLDESKRRGTLVVDFSLAQLDKDILATRVNHLMIFGFLLVVVSVSVYFLLRLVAYKPLVAIAGRLKRIAGGDFSRVPSNPRSDLTGFIGYQIDETAGQLERLYEDLELRVEERTQSLRESQSALEEEKNKLQFILEHSPQGLLGLTKSGQIRFANRQFCKLVGSNCDALLNRAVDDFELLRQIFRGEAVRRALSSSEVASGVELVNAGGDDPRYFEVSALMVSGETDESLLVMLADITEQRQMMQNQERHERLASIGQLAAGVAHEVGNPLAAISSLVQITQKISDPEKQSHNLDLITYHIDRIRKIVRNLSDFARVPDERMIATDIIEIVRGAIEIASFDARAKNVSIKFNYPPARIMLEVRRDQLVQAIMNVIINAFDAMEDVQHPSLSVLVESTDSDREVVISVTDNGEGIRTNDAKQIFEPFYSTKPVGKGTGLGLSVTYRIITDMGGEITARSRPGEGATFLIKLPRKRSH; from the coding sequence ATGAGTGAACCTGAAAACCTGACACCCAGCCAGAGACAATCGGCAGTATTCTCCGACGAGAAGAAGCTTACCTACAGACTGCTTCTCAAGGCAGTGGTCGCCATTTCATCCCTGTTTGTCATCATACTTCTCGCAGCCGGGTTTATTATCGATAGACGATATTCTGAACAGAAGCGACTGGAGATGGATCGGCAGGTGGAAACGATCACAGACGTCTTTGAATCGATCATGCTGGATGAATCAGGCAACAAGAAGGAGCGTGCGCAGGCATATCTCGAAAAGATAGGACAGGACACAATCTTCAATGCGCTCCGTATGGTCTCTCTCGACACCACTGTCGTATTCTCAAAGGACTCAGCGGAGCTCGGGAAGAAGCTTCATCTCCTGTCAATCCCGGACTGCAAGTCCTGCCACGCGCTCGTCTCCAGACCCGAAGAACGTGAATTGATTTACCTTTCTGATGAAGGAGTTCGAACTTATCATTTTGTGAAGCCGATCGAGAACCAGCCGCGATGTGCGCTGTGTCATCTGGATGAATCGAAACGACGCGGCACACTCGTTGTGGATTTCTCGCTGGCACAGCTCGACAAAGACATTCTCGCCACTCGCGTCAATCATTTAATGATATTTGGGTTTCTCCTCGTGGTAGTGTCGGTTTCGGTCTATTTCCTCCTGCGCCTTGTTGCATACAAGCCGTTGGTAGCGATCGCTGGGAGGCTCAAGCGGATCGCCGGAGGAGATTTCTCGAGAGTACCCTCAAATCCCAGAAGTGATCTTACGGGTTTCATCGGATATCAAATCGATGAGACTGCAGGCCAACTGGAGCGGCTCTATGAGGACCTGGAACTTCGGGTCGAAGAACGCACTCAATCTCTGAGGGAGTCACAGAGTGCGCTGGAAGAAGAGAAGAACAAGCTCCAATTCATTCTGGAGCATTCGCCTCAGGGGCTTCTTGGACTAACAAAATCAGGACAGATTCGTTTTGCGAATAGACAGTTCTGCAAACTGGTTGGATCAAACTGCGATGCGCTGCTCAATCGAGCGGTTGATGATTTCGAGCTGTTACGCCAGATATTTCGCGGCGAAGCGGTCCGTCGAGCTCTCAGCTCAAGCGAGGTTGCTTCGGGAGTAGAGCTCGTGAACGCCGGTGGCGACGATCCACGATACTTCGAGGTCAGCGCGTTGATGGTAAGCGGTGAGACGGATGAATCCCTGCTGGTGATGCTGGCCGATATCACCGAACAGCGGCAGATGATGCAGAATCAGGAACGCCATGAGCGACTTGCATCGATCGGGCAGCTTGCAGCAGGTGTCGCGCATGAAGTTGGCAATCCACTTGCGGCCATATCGTCACTCGTTCAGATAACACAAAAGATCAGTGACCCCGAAAAACAATCGCACAATCTCGATCTCATTACTTATCATATAGACAGAATCAGAAAGATTGTGCGCAACCTCTCGGATTTTGCACGGGTTCCTGACGAGAGAATGATCGCCACCGACATTATCGAAATTGTAAGAGGGGCGATCGAAATTGCGAGTTTTGATGCCAGAGCTAAGAATGTCTCCATCAAATTCAACTATCCACCCGCTCGGATTATGCTGGAGGTTCGCCGCGATCAACTTGTACAAGCGATTATGAACGTTATCATAAATGCGTTCGATGCAATGGAAGACGTGCAGCACCCAAGTCTGAGTGTGCTAGTCGAGTCCACCGATAGCGACAGAGAGGTCGTGATTTCCGTAACCGACAACGGCGAAGGGATCAGAACCAATGATGCCAAGCAGATATTCGAGCCGTTCTACTCAACCAAACCGGTCGGCAAGGGTACCGGCCTCGGTTTGTCTGTCACTTATAGAATTATCACCGACATGGGGGGAGAGATTACGGCGAGAAGCAGGCCCGGTGAAGGCGCCACCTTTTTGATCAAACTGCCGAGAAAGAGGTCGCATTGA